From one Pempheris klunzingeri isolate RE-2024b chromosome 9, fPemKlu1.hap1, whole genome shotgun sequence genomic stretch:
- the tsc22d3 gene encoding TSC22 domain family protein 3 isoform X2: MSTEMFAKSPMEVAVYQLHNFSISFFSSLLGGDVVSVKLDNSASGASVVAIDNKIEQAMDLVKNHLMYAVREEVEILKEQIKELAEKNNQLERENYLLKNLASPEQLEKFQSRIPTDVLLPLDNQSVQVAPDQQHQQQTCIHSAGSAV; the protein is encoded by the exons ATGAGCACGGAGATGTTCGCGAAATCCCCAATGGAGGTGGCCGTCTACCAGTTGCATaacttctccatctctttcttctcctcgCTACTGGGAGGAGACGTCGTATCGGTTAAACTTGACAACAG TGCCTCTGGTGCTAGCGTTGTGGCCATTGACAACAAGATTGAACAAGCAATG GATCTGGTCAAAAACCACCTGATGTATGCCGTGCGCGAGGAGGTGGAGATCCTCAAGGAGCAGATCAAAGAGCTGGCTGAGAAGAACAACCAGCTGGAGAGGGAGAACTACCTGCTGAAGAACCTGGCCAGCccagagcagctggagaagTTCCAGTCCCGCATCCCGACAGACGTGCTGCTACCCCTGGACAATCAGAGCGTCCAGGTGGCCccagaccagcagcaccagcagcagacctgcaTCCACAGCGCTGGCTCTGCTGTGTAA